A stretch of the Planctomycetota bacterium genome encodes the following:
- a CDS encoding 50S ribosome-binding GTPase: protein PPSSRPMMPDVGRLAYGHFVDAGGRPLDEIILYRAAETVFEVNCHGGPAAVEAVCRRLAGLGLERVDPDRLLALEGAGPIERDAERMLREARTPLAGRILLDQRNGALARAIDKILKALAAGLSAEAAGEIDALLERWQSCGRLLASPPRVAVAGPPNVGKSTLVNRLVGAERVLVSATPGTTRDYVEADAAIEGLPVVLVDTAGLRETEEHVEREGVARARRQVAGAAVVVYLLDAAEGARPEDEAALGALGARAVAAWNKADLAARLVRRPAGSPPSSLGACRSQRPASGAANQTALRVSALHGDGMDALGRAILARLGWRPPAAAGEAVPFTAAQAAVIERARDALATGDSAAAKERLESLAGGATSAG from the coding sequence GCCCCCGTCCTCGCGGCCGATGATGCCCGACGTCGGCCGGTTGGCCTACGGCCACTTCGTGGACGCCGGCGGCCGGCCCCTCGACGAAATCATCCTGTACCGCGCGGCGGAGACGGTCTTCGAGGTGAACTGCCACGGCGGACCGGCGGCGGTCGAGGCCGTCTGCCGACGCCTCGCAGGTCTAGGCCTCGAAAGGGTGGACCCGGACCGCCTCCTCGCGCTCGAAGGCGCGGGGCCCATCGAGCGCGACGCCGAACGCATGCTCCGCGAGGCCCGCACTCCCCTCGCCGGACGCATCCTCCTGGACCAACGCAACGGCGCGCTCGCCCGCGCGATTGATAAAATCCTGAAGGCTCTCGCGGCCGGCCTCTCGGCCGAGGCCGCCGGGGAAATCGACGCACTCCTGGAGCGTTGGCAATCTTGCGGTCGCCTGCTGGCCTCGCCGCCGCGCGTTGCCGTCGCCGGACCGCCGAACGTCGGCAAAAGCACGCTCGTCAATCGCCTCGTCGGCGCGGAGCGCGTCCTGGTGAGCGCGACGCCCGGCACGACGCGCGACTACGTCGAGGCCGACGCCGCCATCGAAGGCCTTCCGGTCGTCCTGGTGGATACGGCGGGCCTGCGGGAGACGGAGGAACACGTCGAGCGGGAAGGCGTCGCGCGGGCCCGCCGCCAGGTCGCCGGTGCCGCGGTCGTCGTGTACCTTCTGGATGCGGCGGAAGGCGCGCGGCCCGAGGACGAGGCGGCGCTTGGTGCGCTCGGCGCACGGGCCGTCGCCGCCTGGAACAAGGCGGACCTCGCTGCCCGCCTGGTTCGCCGGCCCGCTGGTTCGCCGCCCAGTTCACTGGGCGCGTGCCGTTCGCAGCGCCCCGCAAGCGGGGCGGCGAACCAAACCGCACTTCGCGTCTCGGCGCTTCACGGCGACGGAATGGACGCGCTGGGACGCGCGATCCTCGCGCGCCTGGGTTGGAGGCCGCCCGCCGCGGCGGGCGAGGCCGTGCCGTTCACCGCCGCTCAGGCCGCGGTGATTGAACGGGCGCGCGACGCGCTGGCGACGGGAGATTCGGCGGCCGCGAAAGAACGCCTGGAATCACTCGCCGGCGGCGCTACATCAGCCGGCTGA
- the rseP gene encoding RIP metalloprotease RseP has product MPTILYLVEIAVAVGLLILVHELGHFLTAKWFGVRVRKFAIGMGPVLVKWQRGDTEYSLRSIPVGGFVDLAGEHPEAEGADDPKALWRRPAWQRIVVFSAGVVMNALLAIVLFSAAFLIGVNVIAPVAGEILPGSPAEKAGIRAGDRILALGVAGQEPTPIQAFDDLMYAVTLENAGTVFTIEVERPAAEGAEPVRKTFLVKSFRPEGSLGPMFGINVPQDTVLAKMLTTSPAYQAGLEVGDRILAVDGKPVAQLYQAVEALEQAPAGPVVLTIERKGRNQDLRIDPAQLKEYRYGLAPPTGVEKVLPDSPAEKAGIRKGDRIVQAGEVRWPTPSQISEVVQAAGAGPGAPGVDLVLARGGERVEVTCRVAMMDAEDGQKPMIGLAMAGAVGDPVQIGQVEAGGAAERAGLRPGDIILSVGPDGKMPGDWNETIAESRRAGTEPGAPVAVTVERGSQVVETTLTPDAVPYERFTLEGIAAKPVYVALPRIYNPLAAAGEGLKRTRLWFRRIYTSLAQMVRGQISTQTVGGPVLIVQASLAIAEQGLGTLMAFWGMLGVSLAVLNFLPLPPFDGGHVLFAIIAKIKGSHVSLKVQTAFWTAGWVMVGLLILLVMWQDISRLM; this is encoded by the coding sequence TTGCCTACCATCCTGTACCTCGTCGAAATAGCCGTTGCCGTCGGCCTCCTGATCCTCGTGCACGAACTGGGCCACTTTCTGACGGCCAAGTGGTTCGGCGTGCGCGTCCGCAAGTTCGCCATCGGCATGGGGCCGGTGCTCGTCAAGTGGCAGCGCGGCGACACGGAATACTCGCTGCGCTCGATTCCCGTCGGCGGGTTCGTCGACCTCGCCGGCGAGCATCCCGAGGCCGAGGGCGCCGACGACCCCAAGGCCCTCTGGCGCCGGCCGGCGTGGCAGCGGATCGTCGTCTTCTCGGCGGGTGTCGTGATGAACGCGCTGCTGGCGATCGTCCTTTTTTCGGCGGCGTTTCTCATCGGCGTCAACGTCATCGCCCCCGTCGCGGGTGAGATCCTGCCGGGGTCGCCTGCCGAGAAGGCGGGCATCCGCGCGGGCGACCGGATCTTGGCCCTCGGCGTCGCGGGCCAAGAGCCCACCCCGATCCAGGCCTTCGACGACCTCATGTACGCCGTGACTCTCGAAAACGCGGGAACGGTATTCACCATCGAGGTCGAGCGGCCCGCGGCCGAGGGCGCCGAGCCCGTCCGAAAAACCTTCCTCGTCAAGAGTTTCCGCCCCGAGGGATCGCTCGGGCCGATGTTCGGCATCAACGTCCCGCAGGACACCGTCCTCGCGAAGATGCTCACCACCTCGCCCGCTTACCAGGCGGGCCTCGAGGTCGGCGACCGCATCCTGGCGGTGGACGGCAAGCCCGTCGCCCAGTTGTACCAGGCGGTCGAGGCCCTCGAGCAGGCGCCCGCCGGCCCTGTCGTCCTCACGATCGAGCGCAAAGGGCGGAACCAGGACCTTCGCATCGACCCCGCCCAGTTGAAGGAATACCGCTACGGCCTCGCGCCGCCGACCGGCGTCGAGAAAGTCCTGCCCGACAGCCCGGCCGAGAAGGCGGGCATCCGCAAGGGCGACCGCATCGTCCAGGCGGGCGAAGTCCGCTGGCCCACGCCGAGCCAAATCAGCGAAGTCGTCCAGGCCGCCGGCGCCGGTCCCGGCGCGCCGGGAGTGGACCTCGTGCTCGCTCGCGGCGGCGAGCGCGTCGAAGTAACCTGCCGGGTCGCCATGATGGACGCCGAGGACGGCCAAAAGCCGATGATCGGCCTCGCCATGGCCGGCGCCGTCGGCGACCCCGTCCAGATCGGCCAGGTGGAAGCGGGCGGCGCGGCGGAACGCGCGGGCCTTCGCCCCGGCGACATCATCCTCTCGGTCGGCCCGGACGGGAAAATGCCCGGCGACTGGAACGAGACCATCGCGGAATCCCGGCGCGCCGGGACGGAGCCCGGAGCGCCGGTGGCCGTCACCGTCGAACGCGGAAGCCAGGTCGTCGAAACCACGCTCACGCCCGACGCCGTCCCGTACGAGCGGTTCACGCTGGAAGGCATCGCCGCCAAGCCCGTGTACGTCGCCCTGCCGCGGATTTACAATCCCCTGGCGGCCGCGGGCGAAGGCCTGAAGCGGACGCGCCTCTGGTTCCGACGCATCTACACCAGCCTCGCCCAGATGGTCAGGGGCCAGATCAGCACGCAGACGGTCGGCGGGCCGGTGCTCATTGTCCAGGCGTCACTCGCGATTGCCGAGCAGGGCCTCGGCACACTGATGGCTTTCTGGGGAATGCTGGGCGTCTCGCTTGCGGTCCTGAACTTTCTGCCGCTCCCGCCTTTCGACGGCGGGCACGTCCTCTTCGCCATCATCGCGAAGATCAAGGGCAGCCACGTCTCGCTCAAGGTCCAAACCGCTTTCTGGACGGCCGGGTGGGTGATGGTCGGCCTGCTCATCCTGCTCGTCATGTGGCAGGACATCAGCCGGCTGATGTAG
- the dxr gene encoding 1-deoxy-D-xylulose-5-phosphate reductoisomerase: MPNIAVLGSTGSIGRMALEVAASLGPQFRVVSLAAASSARRLAEQAAETGAACVAVGDDEAARALADALPKGVNPEILVGPGALAELAARDDVDIVLLAVVGGAGLPAALAAVRAGKRLALANKESLVMAGRLILAEAARSGAEVIPVDSEHSAVFQAMASGRREEVRRVILTASGGPFYRRPAGELARVTPADALAHPTWSMGPKITVDSATLVNKALEVIEAHHLFDLEADEIGVLIHPESTVHALVEFVDGSVIAQLGPPDMRMPIQYALTYPERRSAPWDRLDLAALGRLHFEEPDFEKFPALRLGFEVVRRGGTLGAALSGADEVAVQAFLAGRIRFNDIVPLLERVLAALPWKSEPDLDDILATDARSREEATRCLPSCTSSK, encoded by the coding sequence GTGCCGAATATCGCCGTCCTGGGTTCCACGGGTTCGATCGGGCGGATGGCGCTCGAGGTGGCCGCCTCGCTCGGGCCGCAGTTCCGGGTCGTCTCGCTCGCGGCGGCCTCGAGCGCCCGGCGCCTGGCCGAGCAGGCGGCCGAGACCGGGGCCGCGTGCGTGGCCGTCGGCGACGACGAAGCCGCCCGCGCCCTCGCCGACGCGCTCCCCAAAGGCGTGAACCCCGAAATCCTCGTCGGTCCCGGCGCGCTCGCCGAACTGGCCGCACGCGACGACGTGGACATCGTCCTCCTGGCGGTGGTCGGCGGGGCGGGATTGCCGGCGGCGCTGGCGGCGGTGCGGGCGGGCAAACGCCTCGCCCTCGCGAACAAAGAAAGCCTCGTCATGGCCGGCCGGCTCATCCTGGCCGAGGCGGCGCGCTCGGGCGCCGAAGTCATTCCCGTGGACAGCGAGCACTCGGCCGTTTTCCAGGCGATGGCCTCCGGCCGGCGCGAGGAGGTGCGGCGCGTCATCCTGACGGCGAGCGGCGGGCCGTTCTACCGCCGGCCGGCCGGCGAGTTGGCCCGCGTCACGCCCGCCGACGCCCTCGCCCATCCGACCTGGTCCATGGGGCCGAAGATCACGGTCGATTCCGCGACGCTCGTCAACAAGGCCCTCGAGGTGATCGAGGCGCATCACCTCTTTGACCTGGAGGCGGACGAGATCGGCGTCCTGATTCACCCCGAGTCCACCGTCCACGCGCTGGTGGAGTTCGTGGACGGTTCCGTCATCGCCCAACTGGGGCCGCCCGACATGCGGATGCCGATTCAGTACGCCCTGACGTATCCGGAGCGGCGGAGCGCGCCGTGGGATCGGCTGGACCTGGCGGCCCTCGGCCGGCTGCACTTCGAGGAACCGGATTTCGAGAAGTTCCCCGCCCTTCGGTTGGGGTTCGAGGTGGTCCGGCGCGGCGGGACGCTCGGAGCGGCCCTTTCGGGGGCCGACGAGGTGGCCGTCCAGGCCTTCCTCGCCGGCCGAATCCGTTTCAACGACATCGTGCCGCTCCTGGAGCGCGTTCTGGCGGCACTTCCGTGGAAGTCCGAGCCGGATTTGGACGATATCCTAGCGACCGATGCCCGGTCCAGAGAGGAAGCGACCCGTTGCCTACCATCCTGTACCTCGTCGAAATAG
- the rpmE gene encoding 50S ribosomal protein L31, which yields MKEDIHPKYVECKVTCGCGHSFVTRATVAQLAVEVCSNCHPFYTGQQRFVDTAGRVEKFQKKYRWDARQVVSAAEAQAEAQRKKKASARKPPMPAKPKAKKPKPPAGDEPAAPGKKPAAKAAAPAPRKKEPAAPAAKKESAAPPPAPAPAAEAPKPAPADAPKTEPTPPAGDEPAAPRPRRRNRPRRTRRRRSPSLPHRRGTPERRNGKANRPVPARRGRPVSFLQPPPTGFEIERPPRGA from the coding sequence ATGAAAGAGGACATTCATCCGAAGTACGTGGAATGCAAGGTGACGTGCGGCTGCGGCCATAGTTTCGTCACGCGGGCCACGGTGGCGCAACTCGCGGTCGAAGTCTGCTCGAACTGCCACCCCTTCTACACGGGCCAGCAGCGGTTCGTGGACACGGCCGGCCGGGTCGAAAAGTTCCAGAAGAAGTACCGGTGGGACGCGCGGCAGGTGGTCAGTGCGGCCGAGGCCCAGGCGGAGGCCCAACGCAAGAAGAAGGCGTCCGCTCGCAAACCGCCGATGCCCGCGAAGCCGAAGGCCAAGAAGCCGAAGCCCCCCGCGGGCGACGAACCGGCTGCGCCCGGCAAGAAGCCTGCCGCCAAGGCCGCCGCCCCGGCCCCCCGGAAAAAGGAACCTGCGGCGCCGGCGGCGAAGAAAGAATCGGCGGCGCCGCCCCCCGCGCCCGCGCCTGCGGCCGAGGCGCCGAAACCGGCCCCGGCGGACGCGCCGAAGACGGAGCCGACGCCCCCCGCGGGCGACGAACCGGCTGCGCCGCGGCCGAGGCGCCGAAACCGGCCCCGGCGGACGCGCCGAAGACGGAGCCCAAGCCTGCCGCACCGCAGGGGGACACCTGAGCGCCGCAATGGAAAAGCAAACCGGCCGGTCCCGGCGCGCCGGGGTCGGCCGGTTTCGTTTCTGCAGCCCCCGCCGACCGGGTTTGAGATTGAAAGACCGCCTCGCGGAGCGTAA
- a CDS encoding HEPN domain-containing protein, with translation MKRHDQATLFLAKAAKDEALVDEVLGSERVADEIVGFHLQQAAEKLLKGVLSAYGVSFRRTHDLRELMDAATDTRLGLPDDLADLDTLTPYATLMRYEGIVAEPRLDRAAARQMIRRLHLWAEAKVRSAPASP, from the coding sequence ATGAAGCGGCATGATCAGGCCACCCTGTTTCTCGCCAAGGCCGCCAAGGATGAGGCGCTGGTGGACGAGGTGCTCGGTTCCGAGCGCGTCGCGGACGAGATCGTGGGCTTTCACCTTCAGCAGGCGGCGGAGAAACTGCTGAAAGGTGTCCTGTCGGCCTACGGTGTTTCCTTCCGCCGCACGCATGACCTGCGCGAGTTAATGGATGCCGCGACCGACACCCGCCTCGGCCTGCCCGATGACCTCGCCGACTTGGACACGCTGACACCCTATGCGACCCTGATGCGGTACGAGGGCATTGTGGCCGAGCCACGGCTGGACCGCGCAGCAGCCCGCCAGATGATCCGCCGGCTGCACCTCTGGGCCGAGGCCAAGGTCCGCTCGGCACCGGCCAGCCCTTGA
- a CDS encoding nucleotidyltransferase domain-containing protein produces the protein MVDEQTIARAVDVLRRAARPQRIILFGSYARGRPTDQSDVDFLVVEDDVPDVAGEMVRLRRLLSPMRIPVDVLVVSREQFDEWSDTPGNVLHEAAAEGKVIYEAA, from the coding sequence ATGGTTGACGAACAGACGATCGCCCGTGCCGTGGACGTCCTGCGCCGTGCCGCAAGGCCGCAGCGGATCATCCTGTTCGGCTCCTACGCTCGGGGCCGACCGACCGACCAAAGCGACGTGGACTTCCTGGTGGTGGAGGACGATGTGCCGGACGTCGCCGGAGAAATGGTCCGTCTGAGGCGGCTTTTGAGCCCGATGCGCATTCCCGTGGACGTCCTCGTGGTCAGCCGGGAACAGTTCGACGAGTGGTCGGACACGCCCGGCAACGTGCTCCACGAGGCCGCCGCCGAGGGCAAGGTGATCTATGAAGCGGCATGA
- a CDS encoding FAD-dependent oxidoreductase, which yields MAEAAEKTSDAKPEEPIRDILIVGAGIAGLSAAIYTTRERLATLVLEKLYPGGQILTTARVENYPGFPDPIGGMELADRLSRQAQRFGAEIVTSAAVDRLVPCRQDGCTFTDVHVGETRRRGRAVILCVGSEYRKLGCPGEKELTGYGVSYCGTCDAPFYEGKHVVVVGGGNTALDEGLHLLKFVRHLTYVVLDPEFRGEKILQEELANHQDKVTTHFESTVTEIFGEKKVTGVRVKNVKTGEETEVACDGVFVFIGLAPQTAFLKGTLDLDEQGFIRTDACTLQTSLPGVWAAGDVRTGSLKQAATAAGEGVVAALGAKEYLKRRHGVRART from the coding sequence ATGGCGGAAGCCGCCGAAAAAACAAGCGACGCAAAACCCGAAGAGCCGATCCGCGACATCCTCATCGTCGGGGCAGGCATCGCCGGGCTCTCGGCCGCCATCTACACGACGCGCGAACGCCTCGCGACGCTCGTCCTGGAAAAACTGTATCCCGGCGGGCAGATTCTGACCACGGCCCGGGTGGAGAACTATCCGGGGTTCCCCGATCCCATCGGCGGGATGGAACTGGCCGACCGCCTGAGCCGACAGGCCCAGCGCTTCGGGGCCGAGATCGTCACGAGCGCGGCCGTTGACCGCCTCGTCCCGTGCCGCCAGGACGGCTGCACGTTCACCGACGTCCATGTCGGCGAGACTCGCCGCCGCGGACGCGCGGTCATTCTTTGCGTCGGCTCGGAGTACCGGAAACTCGGTTGCCCGGGCGAGAAGGAACTGACGGGCTACGGCGTCAGTTACTGCGGGACGTGCGACGCCCCCTTCTACGAGGGCAAACACGTCGTCGTCGTGGGGGGCGGCAACACGGCCCTGGACGAGGGGCTCCATCTCCTCAAGTTCGTCCGGCACCTCACCTACGTCGTTCTCGATCCGGAGTTCCGGGGCGAGAAGATCCTCCAGGAAGAACTCGCCAACCACCAGGACAAGGTCACGACCCACTTCGAGAGCACCGTGACGGAAATCTTCGGCGAGAAGAAAGTGACCGGCGTCCGTGTAAAGAACGTCAAGACGGGCGAGGAAACCGAGGTCGCCTGCGACGGCGTGTTCGTCTTCATCGGATTGGCGCCGCAGACGGCGTTCCTCAAGGGGACGCTGGACCTCGACGAGCAGGGCTTCATCCGGACGGACGCCTGTACGCTGCAGACGAGCCTGCCGGGCGTCTGGGCCGCCGGCGACGTCCGGACGGGGTCCCTGAAGCAGGCCGCCACCGCCGCCGGCGAAGGCGTCGTCGCGGCGCTGGGCGCCAAGGAATACCTGAAGCGCCGGCACGGAGTCCGCGCGCGGACCTGA